TGAGGCCCTTGTTCTCGGTCTCAGATGGcgatatttatttttcattctctCCTCTGTGTATTACAAATGCAGCtacagtatgtttgtttttgtgtttcaagcTCATCTACCTGAAGGTGACAGCCCTGCTCTTTCCCACATCGGACTTCAGACACCCGGTTACGACTCCAGCGCTGCTTTACATCAGCCAGGCTCTCACCAAGGTACGCAgtcttcagtgtgtttgttttttatctgcttCGTTATGGCTGTCTTTGTACTGTTACTCACTGCTCTTTCCTCTAATGGGGTTTCAGCATCTCTCATTCTGTTTGAATccagcctcctcctctcatcaGTCTTTTTTCTGTGGATTTTCTCCAGATGAGACAAGGCGTTTTATATTTACACCTCAAGCGTTTTCAATTATTCATTTCACGTTTTGCAGGTTGCTGTATGAaatttcactgttgtttttctcttgagCTGCAGCTTAAACACGTTTTTATTTGGTGTTTACATGGCAGTTATGTTACAGTGAATTTCCACCCAAAAAAGTCGAACGTCAGTGGAGTAATAGTTTTCAGTGCTAACACCGTGATCTTacctgtgtatgtttttgtctaTTATTTGTATGCCCAGTGTCCAGTGAGGTCATTACAGGACGTGACATCAGGTTTAGTGCTGTGCTCGCTGGCAGTGGAGTATGTCTCTTTTTCAAAGCGCTTCCTGCCTGAACTCATCAACTTCCTGGCTGGAATGCTGCATCTGGCCGTGCAGGACAAGACCTCTCTAGGTAGCCACACGCTTATTTTTTAACAGCGCATTTCCACAGGCATGTATCGGTGCCATCAGCTGTAAGAAGACGCAGATCTGACAGACTTTGACATTGTGTTGCAGATTACACTGTAGTGCTGCCATTTAGGCCGTCGGGGAAGTGCAGTAATCTGCTGGTGTTGTCAGACGCGGAGTCCTGCAAGAGCTGGAGCAAGAAAAGTCTCCCACTGTCTGCGACCCAACACCTGGAGCTCAAAGATGACCTCGACAGAGATCACCATAGGTAAGAGGGGAAAGCAATAAGTCTGGAGGGGAAGAAGCTGGTCAAACTATAGATGCATTCAGTGCTGTTTCAATTAGTTGGCATACAATTCTATTAATATCTCATCTATTTTACAATTGGCTGCTACAATATAGTAAAACAGCTCTGTGAGCAGTCAGCAAGGAGCGACAACTTTTGGCCGTAAGtaaccaaatttgaaaaataaggaCTTGCTGCTTAAGCTCAAAGTTAACACATTTTGCACATAACTCCCCATAAAACCATCACTTATCATTATACAAAATAAACTAAGTAAGCTAACCGCAATGTTGcacatttccttttgttttgaaCTGCGACGCATCAATGCTAGTTCTTAGTCTTACCTTGAAACAGAACCAgctgattttttctttatttatttttttagattatttttggggcattttttagcctttattgGACAGGACAGAGTactagcgtgaaagggggacaAGAGgtggcgacatgcagcaaagggccgtgaGCCGGAATTGGCCTAATCGGAGCTGAGTATGTAACAACACCATGTAATAACAGGCGCCGACGCTTGCTTGGAGACAATTATAGGCCCAgtaggaagagagggagggagatgaaGTGTGAGAAAACGTGTTGTCTTCACACTGCTTCTCATGTTCAGTTTGGACAACAATACGACCACCAAAAATGAAACGGCCAGACAAGGAAGTAAGATTTGGGTAGTAAGATGAATAACCTTCAAttgtgtggggaaaaaacagacaagctCATTTGTTCTTTAAGAAAGTATAAACAGAATAACCCAGATATAGAGATCTCCTCTTCAAACAAGTGGATTACAACATGTTGTGAAAAATGAGTCATGTGATGCAGTGCTGATGAGGAACTCATGTGTAATGAGGGTATTCATTAATGTACAAATATGTAAGATAAGCCATCATACTGTGTTTACCTGTATGGTTCTGAGCTGATAGATCCACTCGTGTGATTCTGATGAGTCGCCAGTGTGGTTTTCACACAGCAGCTGGTGTGTGGGCACAAAGCAAAGCTCGCAAACAGGCTGCAGCGGACCATGATCGCGCACAGTTTGTGAGAATATACATTTCTATTTGTACTCAGCTAAAATGAATATTCATAACATGCGATAACCACCTTTGAGTCTGAGTGGTTTATGTTGGAGAGACATTAATCCCATATATTGGCTATAtttgtcaaagaaaaataaataaacctgtGAGTCACAAAGTAAAAACTCCAAATGAATCATTTATGTGTCTGATATCAGTTACGAAGATTAGACTTTCAAAGtcaatgtggttttttttttcaataatcactaatttattcagtgtttcctttGGAAACAGCAGTTATACAGTTTAATTCTTATGTCTCAGACTGCTACAACCCTAAATACCTACTCAGTAAAGTATCTTTAAAGGGACGGTTCactcccaaatcaaaaacacgtTTTTCTTCTTAACTGTGGTGCTTTATTATTTCAGCATGAGTTGCCAAATGTTGGaaatatcggccatagagatgtctgccatctctcaacaacaacaacaacaacctaaAAGctatgtctttttccagaaattatgacccaATTACTCAAGATTATCCACAGaatttgttgtgagcagtttcatgtaggagctATTTTATTATGCAACAGTTAAATGGAGATGATCACGTACGTTCATGCATCTCTCCGCAGATTGATGTGTCTGTCTACTTGCCTTGACCTGGTGAAGAGATGCTGCCAGCTCTACAAAGACCTCGTGTCCTTTACACACATCTTCCAACCAATCAGAACGCTGCTTTCCAAACATCTTTCAGCCCAAACATTACCAGAGCATttacaggtttgtttgtttttcttttcctccctcttaGTCTCTCAAAGTAGCTTATTGTCAGTTTCTCCTTAATTAAGGTTTGTAAATGTTTACTA
This genomic interval from Plectropomus leopardus isolate mb unplaced genomic scaffold, YSFRI_Pleo_2.0 unplaced_scaffold4865, whole genome shotgun sequence contains the following:
- the LOC121939455 gene encoding nucleolar protein 14-like, which encodes LIYLKVTALLFPTSDFRHPVTTPALLYISQALTKCPVRSLQDVTSGLVLCSLAVEYVSFSKRFLPELINFLAGMLHLAVQDKTSLDYTVVLPFRPSGKCSNLLVLSDAESCKSWSKKSLPLSATQHLELKDDLDRDHHRLMCLSTCLDLVKRCCQLYKDLVSFTHIFQPIRTLLSKHLSAQTLPEHLQELCSEILETISSAPVTHSRLVLEKKKPIPLKLLTPKIVEVLDYGKKRGSTREEREKERLKHKYKKEFKGALREIRKDTRFLAREKLTEVMNRDAERKRKVRELFGSLATQEGEWKALKRRKRK